The Pan paniscus chromosome 21, NHGRI_mPanPan1-v2.0_pri, whole genome shotgun sequence region TGCCCAGCAGAGGTGTCAGTGCCCAGTGTCTCTGCCCTGTAAGGGGCAGTTCTCAAACTTCACATTTAGGAGAATTACCTCTGGGAGCTTCTTAAAACACAGACTCCAGGCCCACCTCTAAAGTCCTGGTTCAGTGGATCCGGGGTTGGGCCCAAGAATCTGTTTCTTAAGCTCCTCCCACAAAGCTGGGAGGGACTGATACTCATCCTCCCCCGAGGAGCAGACAGCCTTGAGTGCTCCCGGTGGAGTCCTGGCGAGCTGCCCTGTGGCTGCCAGGCCAGGGACTAGTGAGGAGGGGCAGGTGCACACGGCCACCGCTGTTGCCAGGCACTTCCCCGAGGGTGCCCTGGTCCCTTCCCACTGCAGACTCTGCAGAGGAGCTGGTTTTATTCTGCCCTCCCGCAAGGGGGTGACCTCCAGTCCCTGGCACAGTCAGTGGTGTCCTGGGGCCCTGCCAGACACATGCACGGTTCTTCAAGTGTTTATTCTCCGTCACTCAGGGGACCCGGTCTGCGAGGGTGCTGCCGCCCACCGTCTCCCTCCACCCTCACTGCCAGACATCTGTTTGCTGTCAGCCCACGAGGGGGCGTCCAAGATTGTGCTTGGAGCTtggcgggcaggggtgggggtccgAGTGGTCCGTTGCCTCCCAGAGCGTGGGCACTGCCTGGGAACGGCGGCAGTGCACAGCAGGGGTAGGGCTGGGCTGGAGCCTGAGTGATCCTGCCTGCAGTCCCCACACCCCTCAGGGAGCAGGTGCTGGGCTGTGGGATGGGCCGCAGAGCATTTCCCAGGTGGGCCGAGACGGGGTGAATCGCCAGCCTGAGACCCCTCTTGGTCCTCCAGCCCCTCTTGAAGTGGGCCAGGATGTGCCCGTCACCGGCTCTTCGGGGCTGCCTGCTGGTTGGGTGGTGTGCCCTCTCCAGGCTGTGGTGAGCAGGCAGAGAGCTGCCCTGGGCTCACTGTGGGTTCAGCTGAGACTGGCTAGGTCTTCTCCCAGGGTTCTGTGCAGGGCTGCCTGCTGGTTGGATGGTGTGCCCTCTCCAGGCCCTGGTGGGCAGGTGGAGGGCTGCCCCGGGCTCGCTGTGGACCCTGGTGCAGGCTGGCTAGGTCTCCTCCCAGGGGCTGCTGTTGGGGGAGGGACTGTGGTCCTCGGTGTCCCTTGGGCTCCCGGGCCCCTCAGTGGCTGTCAGTTTCCTTCTCCCTCTGGACGGCTTTTTGGAGGCTATGGGAAGTGGCCGGAGGTCAGACCGGAGCTGTGTGCCTTCCTTTGAGGCAACACTGGCTCTCACCTAGGGCCTCCTGGGTCTCCTCTGGGCACGGGGAGCTGGGTGCTTGGGGAAGTTTGCTGGCCACCATTGTTCCTACAGAAACCGGTGCCCAGAGCAGGGATAGCCCGATCTGAGGGTGAACCCTGAGAATTGGGTGGAGGGTGGACACTCTCCCCATTGTGTGACCCCGAACACGGCGCTGACCCCAGTGGCCCCCTTCCTGCCTTGGAGGGAGCCAGGCCATACTGGCTGGCCTGACACTGGCTACGGGCCTCAGCAGGTCTGCCCCCGGGCTAGGGCCACATGGGAGGGGCACCTGGTCCCTGCGATGGTCCAGGGACGGGGATCCTGCCGAGATGCTGGGCTCAGGCCATCTCTGAGGCACAGCAAGCTCAGGCTCTGAGTTGAATGGGTCAGGTTTGAATCCTGACACAAGTCCCAgacctgtgaccttgggcaagtgacctctcccctctcagcctcaaTTTCTGCACCAGCCAAACAGTGATGATCCTACCTGCTGGGCAGGGTCATAAGGCTCACAGGCAGCCACAGCTGCACCCACTCTTCTGGGGCACCAGGCACGAGGACGCTGGCTCTGGCGCTGAGCTGTGCTCATGCTGGGCAGGGACCTGCTCTCACTGACCGCCACAGCAGTTTCTCAGGAGCCCCTGCCAGCGTCCCTGGTCCCGGCTCAGGTAGGAGCACAAGGGGGTGCTGGCTCACAGACTGCACCCCCCGGGGCCATTTCCACCCACTCAGCAGGAAGTGCCTCAAATAAGGGGCGTGCTGGTCTCTACTGCTGCTCCGGGCAGACGCAGGCCATGGCCACCTGCCAGCAACAATGGCACACAGTGGCGGCACCACCCCGCCTGCTGCCTGCGGGCCTTGCCCGGACAAAAACCAGGGCCATACAATTAGGTGTTCAAAGTCTCTCATGGGCTCCTGGACCCCAGCTGGAGCTGCCATTGAGCCCAGAGCAGGAAGTGAAAATTTGTCCCGATACCCTCGGACCAGGGCTGAGGCTCCTGCCGGCATTACTGGGAGGAGCTGGGTCCAAGGACACTGCCCTTGGCAAACACTGGAGCCGTCCGCAATTCCCCAGGGGAGCAAACGTGCCCCCATGCCCCTTGGGGCTGTGCCTTCTGCGCTGACCCTGTCTGCAGGTGGACAAGGGGCCCTGGGGATCTGCTCCTTGTGGCAGTGGCTTATCCTGTGCACCAGGACACCCTTCCTTCCAGGATGATGGTGGGGACAATGACCATCCCCTGGCTCCTTCTCTCACCGAAATCTCCTACGATCCCTAATGTCAGCCCCCTTACAGgcgaggagactgaggctcagattTGGAAGGACCTGACCCCAACCTACACAGTCAGAGGCTGCGCAGGAAGGACTCACTCCGGCCACCCTCGCCTTCCTCTGTGGGGTTCATTTGGGGAGGGTTGAGGTTCATTTTTGGCTCCATCATTCTGAGGCTGCCATTCTCCAGGCAGCCAGGAGGAGAGGTGGCACTGGGGAGAGGTGGGTGCTGTGGCTCCCCTCGCCCCCTTCCCTGCACCTGCCCCATGCCGGCTGTACCTTTGTCCCCAGGCTCCGAGGCCCGCTTCCTCTTCCGTGGTGGACCCTGCCCGTGCTCCTGGGTGCAGATGCACACAGGCCCCTCCCCGGTCGTGCTCGTAGTGGCCTCCGCCTGGGAGCTCAGGCCCACCTGGGGAGAAGGGGGTGTGGTCACGAGGAGGACTgcctcctggccctgccctgctgaGTGTGTGGCCTGGACCCACCTCGCTGCCTGGGGTGTCTGTCTCATCCAGTTCTTCAGACTCTGGTCTCAGCACTTCAGCCTTGCTGGGCTCTGAAGGATGCAGAGTGTGGGGTCAGGCCAGGCTGGTGGCCCTGGGAGTCTCCCGAGCCTGCCAGACTAGGATGGGTGGAGCCAActctgcagatggggaaactgaggcacggagggCCAAGTGACCTGCCCCAGGGCACTGGCTGACAGGAGGCTGACTGGGGTTTGGGCCCAGGCCTAGTGTCCCCATCAGTTGGGGTGCCCGCCCCTGGCTTGGATGCTGCATGATGGGGCACTCACAGCCTGCTTGCCAGCCCTAATTGCTAAGGTGCTTTTCCCCCTCACTGAGTGTTGTTAGAGAGGCTCCTGCCAGGCCCTCGGCTTCCTCCGGTGTCTGCAGGTGGAAGAGCCAAGCCCTGGAGCCTGGGGTTGCCCCGTCAGATCGGCAgggcagagctgggcctggagacacCCACTCCTGGTGGGCATTGACCACCACCCTCTCTCTCTGTGGGGAAAACACCTCCCAGCTGGACTCTGACCCCAGGTGCTGACTGTACCTGGGTGGCCGTCCAGGTCAGGCGGCTGTGGGTGGGGAGGTGGCTGTGGGTGGGGAGGTGGCAGAGGCCTCCCTGTGTCTTCATCTTCTGTACTGCCTGGAGAGGACAGGCTGAGCTGGGACCCTGGAAGTGGGCGTGAGGGGTCCTGGGGGGAGGCAAGTAGGTGGCTTGAGTTTATTTGGGAGACTTCCTTGCCCCCAACTCAGCCCTGGACAGCCGGTGGGACCCCTCTTGAGGCTGCAGCTGGTGGAGGGGCCTGCCTTTCCCTTTATAGTGTGGATGAGGCAGCCTCGCTTTCTCCCTGGGAAACAACTTGGTGGGCAGAGGGAAAAGAGCAGCCCGAGGTCTGGCTGGAGGCTGGCCCGGGGTGGGGGACGTGCAGGCTGAGGACCGGGGCTGAGCCAGGACTGGGCTCCTTACCATGGGAGTGGAAGCCTCCTCCTGCTCTGGCACTCTGGTCCCCTTGGTGCCATTGCTGAGTGCCTCGGGACTGCGAGTCAGGGGTCCAGACTGGGTGGGTGGCTCGGGGCTGGCAGTGTGGGCAGCGGCAGGACTGAGTGACCTATGCTGGCCGGCCGACTTGGGAGTGTCCTGGCCCCGGGCCCGGCCCCACTCCGAGAGGTCCAGGGGCTTGTCTAGGGCACAGTCCTGCGTGGCTGCAGCCTCTGTCCTCTGGGCGCGGCCCGGGCCTGCAGGCTGTGTGTGCCGCCCTCCAGACAGGCCTGCTGTGGCCAGAGCTGCCCTGGTCCCCTCACTCTCAGGGCCCTCAGAGTCTGAGCCGACTGGTAGGGAGGGCAGCATCTCCCCGGGTGTGGGCTGGCCCCTTGGCCTGACACTGCctgccctggccctagcccgcaGCTGCTGCTGGGCCAGGAGCAGGTGCAGTGCCCCCTCCAGGCGAAGGTCCTGCATGCCCGCCAGGGCACTGGGCAGCCCCAGCAGTTCTGTGGGCTCCTCCCAGGCCTCTGCTTCTCTGGCCTTCAGGTCCTGGAGCCGGGGGTCACCGGGGGCTGCAGCAGGGGCCAGGGGGCTGCTGTGGGGGCTCTGAAGGTGCAGGGACAGGGGGCGGTTTAGGAGGCAGAGCCGGTCCACCTTCGGGGAGCGCTTCGGGGCCTCATGAGTCATGGCGGAGGGCCGGGAGGCCCACAGGAAGCTGTGAGGGAGGAGAAGCCGAATGACCATGGCTGTGTGGAGCTGTGACCGTCCCAGCGAGCCCTGAGAGGGAGAGACGACAGGCACCCACTCCACAggcgaggaaactgaggtccagagaggtgcAGCAAGCTGCATGGGTCCCATGGCAGGTAATGGAGGGAGGGGAGGCTCAGCCCCCAGCTCTGGAGGCCATGCTGTGTGGACCCGGCCAGAGGTGGCCTGTGGTCTGGGCTCCAAGGTGGGGCCAGATGCCGAGGCCTCCGTGTCTTCTTGGCAGGGACATCAGCCCCCTGCTCCTCACCTGGAGGGTCCTAGCCACCTGTCCACCCTCCACACCCTACTTGTTCTCAGACAATGTCCACATCCCCTGCCCCCACGCCCCAGGCCTGGCCACTCTGGAGGTGTCCACGTGGGAACTttgctccaggctgggtgcccAGAAAAAGCCAAGCCAGAGGAGGTCAGGGCTGTGAGGGATAATCAGAGGGACTGCCCTGGGACCAGGGGCTGAGAGAAGAGCTCATCTGAGGCTACTCTGGGTGAGGGTGGGGCAGGCGGGCACCTGTCCAGGGAGAGGCCACGCTCATACGCTGGGCTGGGTGGGCTGCTCCTGGCGGGCAGTGGTGGGGGCGTCCCATTGGCGGGGCCTCGGTCGGCAGGGCAAGCCTGGGACCCAGGCCGCACCACGGCAATGGTCCCGTGCAGCTGGTTGGAGATGCGCTGGGGGCTCTGTGAGGATGGGTGGGTCAGCCTGGGCGGGGGCATGCATGGCCTCTGCTGTGGCCTCTGCCATAGCCTCTGCTGCCTGCCCTGGGCTGCTCCCACTCTGCCCCTGCTCACTGCTGAGCTGCACCCCCACCCACGCcaaatggagtgcagtgtctcCTGCCCGGGACAAAGGAGGGGCACATTCAGGGTTAGGCGCATGAGAGGCTGGCATACTGAAAGTGCAGCTGCCTCCAGCCTCCTGCCTGCGCCGGCCCAGCTGCACATGGTGGGCTCCCGGTCCCTGCCCTTACCATGTCTGGGGCTCGCGACTCAGGCAGGGTGGCCCCTGGGGAGATTTTGGCCACTGGAGATGTCCTGTGCCCTGCTGGCTTTTCTGTGGGAGGAGAAGCCAGGGGCAAGAGCTTGGGAGGTGCTCAGAGGGGCAGCGGCCCAGCCCCAGGGGGAGGATCCCTGGTCCTGCGGgggcccagcctcccagcctcaccCGGTCCCCACAGCACCTTCTCCCCGTAGGCCCACGCCCTGGTggtcttcctcagcctcctcgtGGCCTCCCAGTGGCTTCTCTGTGATGGCCTTCCAGCCACCAGGGGAGGGGAGCAGCAGGGGTGAGGGGGGGTCCGAGGTGCCCTCCTTGGCCCGGGGCTTGGGCCTGTCTCTAgaggggaggcagagacagggagGGTGAGGGAGAGCAACATCTcgggagaagagcagaaaagcCGGGCCCACTCCTGGGTGACCCCAGGTGACGCAGCTGTCCCGACACTGCCCGAGAGTCCTCCATGGGCGGTTCCCCCAGCAACGTGTGCTGGGTGCTGCTTGGGGGGTGCTGGGGAGTTGGGTGTCTGAGCCCTGGGACCCTTTCCCACTCACCCCAGGCCCCGAAGCTGCTTCACCTCCTCCTTCAAGGTCTCGTTCTCTTCCTTCAGCCCGTTCATCTCGTTGGCTGCAAAAGGCACTGATGAGCAAAGCAGCCAGGGGTTGGGGGGgacaggggcaggggtggggtcgTCACAGCACCAGGGAAGCCCCTCAGCAGTGCCCCCAGCACgtagcccagggcctggcaggcAGCAGGGGCGCCGTGGATGCTGGCTGCGTGCATGGCTGATTGGATGCCGTTGAATGAGCAGTGCCGGCCTCGAGGGAAGGGGGCTTGCCCTTGGTCATCAGGAGGGCCACTGGGGCCTCAGCACTGCAGGACCTTCCGCATCACAGGAAGGAGGTCGCGCCCAGTGGGGGCTGGGATGCCCCCAGCCCAGGGGAGGTAGGCTGTGTTGAGGGAGGGCCACACCAGCGCCGGCTGGGGGCTTTGTGTGTTTGTCTGTAGATTGGGTTGTGAGGTTCCCCCAGTGGTGTGGGGCTGATCGCCCTGCCTCCTTTCCCCATGCCCCTACATGGGCTGAACAGGCCTGGGGTCGCCTGGCCCCGTGGGAGAGGACCCCGGCTGTCTGGTGGGTGGGGCTCACTGAGGATGAAGATGCGCTGCAGGTTCTGCAGGTGGGAGCTCTCGAACTCCTGCTGCCGCTTCCTGGCCAGCTCCTGGGTGACCATGCAGCGGTCGCACAGGCCGGCCCGCAGCCTGCAGGGATGGGGACGCAGGGGGTGTGAGGGATGGCACGGAAGCCACAGAGGGCCTGGGACACTCACCGCCCCACTGCTGGGAAGTGCCCCTGCCCTTCCCAAACTATTCCGTAGAGCCCCAGGCCTCTTCCCACCCCGTGGGCTAGGTGTCCCATGTTCCACTGAGTTTGGGGAGAAATCTTGAAAATGCAATTTCCTTAAGGCTCTGAGATGTCCTGCAGTGGGGAAACCTTCCTGGTTCAGTTTATCCTGGAGTTTATCCCAAACTCATTCTCCGAGGAGCCCTGTCACCTCCTCCTCTCCTGAGCCCACCGGTCCTGGCCGTGCTGTGAGGTGTCCTCCCAGGCTCACCTGTTCTCCAGCACCCGCAGGTTCTCCTTCAGTGTCTTCTGCTGTTCCCGGAGCTGGTGGTTCTTGGAGAAGAGCTCCTCGATCCTCTGGGCGTCCCTGTGGTGGGAAACAGCTAAAGTGGGGTCCTGTTCCATCCAGGAAGCCACACGCTGTCCCCACCATCCAGCCTGGGGGGGTAGCGCCATTTGGCACCTGCAGCCTTGGTCTGGGGCTGGATCCTGCTCAGTGCCCCCGACTGTGGGGACTTGCCCTTGAAGTCGGCCCTGTGGGGGCAACGCCTAACCCGGTGCCCCCCCCAGTCATCTGCACGCTCCTCTGTGACGTCTGTCCTGTCCACGCACCACCCCCCCCAGTCATCTGCACGCTCCTCTGTGACGTCCGTCCTGTCCACACAACGCCCCCCCAGTCATCTGCACGCTCCTCTGTGACGTCTGTGCCGTCCACGCACCACCCCCCGCAGTCATCTGCACGCTCCTCTGTGACGTCTGTCCCGTCCACGCACCCCACCCCCCAGTCATCTGCAAGCTCCTCTGTGACGTCCGTCCTGTCCATGCACCACCCCTCCAGTCATCTGCAAGCTCCTCTGTGACGTCCATCCTGTCCACACAACGCCCCCCCAGTCATCTGCACGCTCCTCTTCACGTCCGTCCTGTCCACACAAAACCCCCCCAGTCATCTGCACGCTCCTCTGTGACGTCTGTCCTGTCCACACAACACCCCCCCCAGTCATCTGCACGCTCCTCTGTGATGTCTGTCCTGTCCACGCAACACCCCCCCAGTCATCTGCACGCTCCTCTGTGACGTCTGTCCTGTCCACGCACCACTTTAGTGCCACAGCACAGGCAGGACCACAGCCAGGTCTATAAGCCGGAACGCAGGGAGCCTGCCCGCCCGCCAGCGTCTGACCAGACATGACCCCAGCTCACCGTGAACGTATTGTTGATATTCTGATCATGATCCTGGGGTGGGAGACGCCCCGAGTAGGGGGCTTGCCCCGCCCC contains the following coding sequences:
- the RBBP8NL gene encoding RBBP8 N-terminal-like protein — its product is MESFMESLNRLKEIHEKEVLGLQNKLLELNSERCRDAQRIEELFSKNHQLREQQKTLKENLRVLENRLRAGLCDRCMVTQELARKRQQEFESSHLQNLQRIFILTNEMNGLKEENETLKEEVKQLRGLGDRPKPRAKEGTSDPPSPLLLPSPGGWKAITEKPLGGHEEAEEDHQGVGLRGEEKPAGHRTSPVAKISPGATLPESRAPDMSPQRISNQLHGTIAVVRPGSQACPADRGPANGTPPPLPARSSPPSPAYERGLSLDSFLWASRPSAMTHEAPKRSPKVDRLCLLNRPLSLHLQSPHSSPLAPAAAPGDPRLQDLKAREAEAWEEPTELLGLPSALAGMQDLRLEGALHLLLAQQQLRARARAGSVRPRGQPTPGEMLPSLPVGSDSEGPESEGTRAALATAGLSGGRHTQPAGPGRAQRTEAAATQDCALDKPLDLSEWGRARGQDTPKSAGQHRSLSPAAAHTASPEPPTQSGPLTRSPEALSNGTKGTRVPEQEEASTPMDPSRPLPGSQLSLSSPGSTEDEDTGRPLPPPHPQPPPHPQPPDLDGHPEPSKAEVLRPESEELDETDTPGSEVGLSSQAEATTSTTGEGPVCICTQEHGQGPPRKRKRASEPGDKASKKPSRGRRKLTATEGPGSPRDTEDHSPSPNSSPWEET